Below is a genomic region from Elusimicrobiota bacterium.
CATGAGGGCCAGGGCCGCGCCCCGGGGCACGTCCGCCAAAATCCGCGTCATCTTGCCGCTCCGGCGCGCCTCGGCCATTTTCCGGTGGACCCAGGCGCGCTGCTCGGGGAGCCAGCGGGTCAGGTCCTCCGCCAGTTGGTCCATGGCCACGGGGGCCTTGGCGTTGAAATCGTAAAACAGGGAGAAGCGGGGCGCGTTGTCCACCAGCACGTCGCCGTTCCGGTCTTCGATGAGCCCCCGGGGCGCCAAGAGGGGGACGATCTGCGTCCGGTTCTGCTCCGCCTGGCGCACCATGTCGGGGCCGCGAACGATCTGCAAATGAAAGAGTCGCAGGACGATCAGGGCGAAGACCGCCGTGGCCAGGCCCGAGAGAAAAGCGACCCGGTGGTCGTCCGCCCGGGAAAAGCCCGAACCGTCGGTGTTAATCACGGCCGCGCGGTCCGACCCGCCAGGCGTCGCCGAGCTCCAGCCAGACCCGCACGGCCCAAAACACCGCCGGAGCGGCCAGGGCGTTCATGACGGCGCCGGCCAGGCACAAGCCGAGCCCCCACCGGTGGGGCCCCGTGGCCGGCACAAACCATTCCCCGAGCTGGAGGGAACCGACGATGAAGACCACGCTGCCGACCAGGGTCAGGGCTTCCTGGGTGACCATTTTTTCCGCGTTCAAATTTTTGGAAAGGGAGCCCGAGGCGAACCCGCAAAAGGCCAGCAGGAGTCCCTGGGCGCCGAAGGGCGTCTGGCCGTAGAGGTCCAACGCCAACCCCCAGAAAAACCCCAATCCCTGGGCCAGGTTCACGCGGCCCGAAGCGCCGATGGCCAGGACCGCCACCAACAACCAGTGGGGCGCGGGCAAAGACACCGGCGCCAGGTGGAGGAACACCGCCTGGGCGATCCACCCCAGAAAGAACGTCACGAGGACGAAAACCGCGCGGCGGATCACGGGGCCTCCCCCTCCGGCCGCCGGGAGAGAAGCAACATGTCCCGGACGTCGTTGAGCTTGGCGGCCGGCGAAAGGACGGCGCGCTTGAAACTTTCGTGGGTGGCTTCCTGGACGGTCAGCACCCGGCCGATCAAGACGCCCTCGGGGAACACGTCGCCCAGGCCCGAGGTGATCACTTCGTCCCCCGGCTGGATGGGCGAATCCGAAAACAAATAGTTGAAGAGCAGGACGTTGGCGCCCCGGCCCTCGACCAGGCCCTGCTCGGCGGTGCGGGCCGCGTGGGCCGACAGGGAGGACGAGGGGTCCGTGACCAGGAGCACCCGGGCGAACCCCCGGGGCAGGATTTCCGCCACCTGGCCCAAAATGACCACGCGGCCGTCCCGCACGGTCACGGCGGCGTCCCCCACGCGGACGGGCGCGCCCACCGCGGGGCGGACCAGCACGCTGTGAAACCAATCGTTGGCGTTCCGGGCCCACACCCGGGCCGCCGTGGCGGAAAATTGCGGCCACCGGGCCAACCCGGCGGATTCCGTGAGCCGTTTGTTTTCCTCTTCGATGGTCTGGGAGCGCTTCTCGTCCAGTCGCTCGGAGAGCCAACGGGCCTCGGCGGCCCGGGCCCGCTGGTCGGCGCGGATCAAGAGCGAAAGGTTGTGGCCGAATTGGCCCCACTGGGACAGGGGGCCGACGGCGGGGGCGCTGGTGGGGGCGAGCAGGTAGAAGAAGGCGTACTTGAGGCTCTGGACGATCCGGTCGCCGGACCAGGACAGGAGCGCCAGGCCGAGGACGGCGTAACAGGAAAAGACAACCGCTGGACGATGCCGCTGAAACAAATCGGTCTCCCGACCCTCCGAGGAGGGTCCCGACGCGTTTTGGCGCGGCGAAAGCGCGCCCGCGTGCGGGGGATCCGAAAAGGGAAAGCGGCGAAGAAGGAGGGGGTCGTTTAGACGGAGGCGCGGCCGCGGGAGCGCTTGATGTTGTCAAGCTCTTCCAGATAGCGGCCGCAGCCCATCACGACGCACGTCAGGGGATCGGCCGCGCGGGTCACGGGCAGTTCGGTCTCCTGGGACAACAGCTCCGGCATCCCGCGCAGGAGGCTTCCGCCCCCGGCCAGCACGATGCCGCGGTCCACCAAGTCGGCCGACAGTTCCGCCGGCGTTTCTTCCAAGGTCGACTTGACGACGTCCACGATGAGCTTCAAAGGTTCGGAGAGGGCCTGGCGGACTTCCTCGGACGTAATGGTGATCGTCTTCGGCAACCCCGTCACTTGGTCCCGCCCCTTCACTTCGAGCGTTTGTTCCTCGGCTTGGGGGAAGGCGCTGCCAATCTTGATCTTCACGTCTTCCGCCGTGGTTTCGCCGATGAGCAAATTGTATTTCCGTCTGAAGTACTGAACGATGGACTCGTCCATCTCGTCCCCCGCCACGTCCAGGGACTTCGAGACCACCATTCCGCCCAAGGAAATCACGGCCACTTCGGTGGTGCCGCCGCCGATGTCCACGATCATGTTGCCCGAAGGCTCAGAGATGGGCATTTCGGCGCCGATGGCGGCCGCCTTGGGTTCCTCGATCAACTCCACGTACCGCGCGCCCGCCTGGTCGGCCGCCTCTTTGACGGCCCGCCGCTCCACCTCGGTGATCCCCGAGGGGATTCCGATCACCACGCGCGGATGGAGCAGGCTTCGGCGGTTGTGCACTTTTCGGATAAAATACTTGATCATTTCCTGCGTCACGTCGAAATCGGCGATCACCCCGTTGCGCAGGGGACGCACCGCGTAAATGTTCGCCGGGGTTTTGCCGAGCATGCGCTTGGCTTCGAGGCCGAAGGCCACCGGCTCCCGGGTGTCGCGGTTGATCGCCACGACCGAAGGTTCCTTGAGGACAATCCCCTGCCCTTTGACGTAAACGAGGGTATTGGCCGTTCCCAGGTCAATCCCCATGTCGTTCGAAAAGAGGCTGAAGATGTAGTCGAACACGTTTTCCCTCGGTGGCGGACCCTTTATTGAACCAGCTTGAGGATCGCCATTTCGGCGTTGTCGCCGGACCGGTTGCCCAGTCGGTACACGCGGGTGCATCCGCCCGCACGCGACTGGTAACGCGGCACCAAAACATCATATATCTTTTTACGCACGTCCTTGTCGTTGATGGCGGCGGCGAGTTCGCGGCGCGCCGGCAAGGATTTCTGTTTGGCCAACGCCAAAATCCCTTCCGCGAAACGCGCGGCTTCCTTGGCTTTGGCGTGGGTCGTGCGGATCTCCTCGTGCTGGAGGAGGCTGGTGGCCAGGCCGCGGAGCAAAGCGACCCGGGCGCCCGTGGGGCGCGAGAGCTTTCGTCCGGCGTGGGTCTTCATTTGGGCTCCCCGCCGGCGGTCAGCATGCCCAGCTCCAGGTTCAATTCCTTCAGCCGGTCCCGGATTTCCTCCAGGGATTTGCGGCCGAAGTTCTTAAAGCCCAGCAATTCCTCTTCGGTCTTGGAAACCAAATCGCCGATCGTGCGGATCTTGGCGGCCTTCAGGCAATTGGAGGCGCGCACCGTGAGCTCGATCATGTCGACGGATTGGTCCATCATGTCCTTGAGGCGCCCTTGGCCGTCGGCCGCGAGGCCGGCGGCGGCGGTCGCCGGTTCGGTCGCCGGTTCCGGTTCGGCCGGGGCGAAGACGCCGAAGGCGCTCTTGAGAATCTTGGCCGACTGGGCCACGGCGGCCGTCGGGGTGATCGAGCCGTCGGTCCACACTTCGAGGATCAGCTTGTCGTAGTCGGTCATC
It encodes:
- the mreD gene encoding rod shape-determining protein MreD, with the translated sequence MIRRAVFVLVTFFLGWIAQAVFLHLAPVSLPAPHWLLVAVLAIGASGRVNLAQGLGFFWGLALDLYGQTPFGAQGLLLAFCGFASGSLSKNLNAEKMVTQEALTLVGSVVFIVGSLQLGEWFVPATGPHRWGLGLCLAGAVMNALAAPAVFWAVRVWLELGDAWRVGPRGRD
- a CDS encoding rod shape-determining protein MreC, which encodes MFQRHRPAVVFSCYAVLGLALLSWSGDRIVQSLKYAFFYLLAPTSAPAVGPLSQWGQFGHNLSLLIRADQRARAAEARWLSERLDEKRSQTIEEENKRLTESAGLARWPQFSATAARVWARNANDWFHSVLVRPAVGAPVRVGDAAVTVRDGRVVILGQVAEILPRGFARVLLVTDPSSSLSAHAARTAEQGLVEGRGANVLLFNYLFSDSPIQPGDEVITSGLGDVFPEGVLIGRVLTVQEATHESFKRAVLSPAAKLNDVRDMLLLSRRPEGEAP
- a CDS encoding rod shape-determining protein, with translation MHPRVPTGQPVRRQRRNGDPQAGSIKGPPPRENVFDYIFSLFSNDMGIDLGTANTLVYVKGQGIVLKEPSVVAINRDTREPVAFGLEAKRMLGKTPANIYAVRPLRNGVIADFDVTQEMIKYFIRKVHNRRSLLHPRVVIGIPSGITEVERRAVKEAADQAGARYVELIEEPKAAAIGAEMPISEPSGNMIVDIGGGTTEVAVISLGGMVVSKSLDVAGDEMDESIVQYFRRKYNLLIGETTAEDVKIKIGSAFPQAEEQTLEVKGRDQVTGLPKTITITSEEVRQALSEPLKLIVDVVKSTLEETPAELSADLVDRGIVLAGGGSLLRGMPELLSQETELPVTRAADPLTCVVMGCGRYLEELDNIKRSRGRASV
- the rplQ gene encoding 50S ribosomal protein L17, with protein sequence MKTHAGRKLSRPTGARVALLRGLATSLLQHEEIRTTHAKAKEAARFAEGILALAKQKSLPARRELAAAINDKDVRKKIYDVLVPRYQSRAGGCTRVYRLGNRSGDNAEMAILKLVQ